AAGGGAGCCTCCCTGAGGCCTACCCGGGCAAAAAGAAACGCGACGCGTTTCAAAAAAGTACCCCCTACATTTTTGAAATGCGTCGCAATTAAAAAACGTAAGAGGTACTTTCCGGACATGGATGCGCTCTTGAATTCGTTCCTTTTGGTATGCGTAAGCGAGATGGGCGATAAGACCCAGCTTTTGGCGCTAGTATTGGCCGCAAAATTTCGGAAGCCCTTACCGATCATGATGGGAATCCTTGTTGCAACGATCTTGAATCACGCGCTTGCCAGTTTTGCCGGCTCTTACGTCACTCAGTATTTATCGCCTCAGGTCTTGAAATGGATTCTATCTGGAACCTTCGTCGCATTTGGCTTTTGGATGCTGATTCCGGATAAAGACGAGGGATTGAAAACTGAAACCAAATGGGGGCCGTTTGTCACAACGACCATCGCTTTCTTCTTTGCAGAGATGGGGGATAAAACCCAGCTTGCAACGGTCGCTTTAGCCGCAA
Above is a genomic segment from Deltaproteobacteria bacterium containing:
- a CDS encoding TMEM165/GDT1 family protein, which encodes MDALLNSFLLVCVSEMGDKTQLLALVLAAKFRKPLPIMMGILVATILNHALASFAGSYVTQYLSPQVLKWILSGTFVAFGFWMLIPDKDEGLKTETKWGPFVTTTIAFFFAEMGDKTQLATVALAAKFAAPVLVTAGTTAGMLVADGLAVFFGHRFTEKIPMRLVHKIAAALFILFGVAIFLGF